A single Mercenaria mercenaria strain notata chromosome 9, MADL_Memer_1, whole genome shotgun sequence DNA region contains:
- the LOC123546751 gene encoding ubiquinone/menaquinone biosynthesis C-methyltransferase UbiE-like, protein MILVKLREGQGSHQLQQFGNNAGCGTGNYAKAFVDMGVGQITILDASTGMLEKAKSKLADYMARGVVKEAIEAKMPPIPFPDESFDAVVFNLVLNHLDIDNPAFPNSVKTLKESVRILRPDGLIIISTVLTTTVSRIQWFSQLNMEITNRYNASVMPSLEQFEQMFEDAGIKCIQKINTLGADIIKNYYNLDDILDESLRAPRPYWTFATKEEVADVVQKVKALKAKGEYEKWVKEHDLTSTTGVVTIFFCKPN, encoded by the exons ATGATCCTCGTAAAGTTACGAGAGGGTCAGGGGTCtc ATCAATTACAACAGTTCGGCAATAATGCTGGGTGTGGAACTGGGAATTATGCAAAAGCATTCGTTGATATGGGCGTCGGTCAGATAACGATTTTGGACGCGTCAACTGGAATGTTAGAGAAAGCTAAATCCAAACTTGCTGACTACATGGCGAGGGGAGTGGTTAAAGAGGCTATTGAGGCAAAGATGCCTCCCATCCCGTTTCCAGATGAATCTTTTGATGCTGTCGTATTTAATTTG gTTTTGAATCATCTAGACATAGATAATCCTGCTTTTCCGAATAGTGTGAAGACACTGAAAGAGTCTGTTAGAATCTTACGACCAGACGGGCtgattattatttcaacagtccTTACAACAACGGTTTCTAGGATCCAGTGGTTCTCTCAGCTGAATATGGAAATTACGAATCGATATAACGCATCAGTTATGCCTTCACTGGAACAGTTTGAACAAATGTTTGAAGATGCTGGTATCAAGtgtatacaaaaaataaacacattggGTGCAGATATTATCAAAAATTATTACAACTTAGATGATATTTTAGACGAGTCCCTACGTGCACCCCGTCCATACTGGACATTTGCAACAAAAGAAGAGGTAGCTGATGTTGTTCAGAAAGTCAAAGCCTTAAAAGCTAAAGGAGAATATGAGAAATGGGTCAAGGAACATGATCTCACTAGTACCACAGGTGTTGTCACCATATTCTTTTGTAAACCAAATTAA